Genomic window (Nicotiana sylvestris chromosome 7, ASM39365v2, whole genome shotgun sequence):
aatagaagaagatgtATAACATTTGGTAGTTGACTGTTTACTTGAACAACAACTTGTTGTGCAGAGGAAGCTTCTACAGATGAACGTGCACTGAACCTTAACATgtcaagatcaagtcgcaaatcTGGGTTCTGACGCTGAAGTCGTGCGATGACGTTCATTGTAATATTTTGTTCCATAGCATCCTTTTGTTCGTTCAACTTTTCATGTATTCTTTGTTGCATCCTCTCTTCCGACAGATGCTAAAAGCAGTTAAGATAATAGAGGATGAAGAAGCAGGAAAATATGAGCACATGATTTTGAATATAGGCATATCTAGCAATCTAAGGCAGAAACAGTGGGAAAATCTGGAAGAATGACGGTCAAAAGAGCATCAACTCCTAACATGGAAACTATCACAACCAATAAAAGATGGGATCAAGGTTGTTTTATTTGTTAACTTAGCAACTTTCAGAGTCAAATAAGTCTGCAAATATGAATGTCAAGAACAACTCCCTCCTCTTCATACAAACTTGACACCACTTCAAGTATTTTTAACAGCTTACCTTGAGATTTGCACAGAAAGAAAACAGAAGAAGAGTTACACTACACATCAACAAAAAGAGATTTATGTGCATCTACGTGGAGAAAAAATCATCAAAACCTATCAGGA
Coding sequences:
- the LOC104236626 gene encoding uncharacterized protein isoform X2, with protein sequence MVTLNFFYKFMHLSEERMQQRIHEKLNEQKDAMEQNITMNVIARLQRQNPDLRLDLDMLRFSARSSVEASSAQQVVVQVE
- the LOC104236626 gene encoding uncharacterized protein isoform X1; translated protein: MVTLNFFYKFMHLSEERMQQRIHEKLNEQKDAMEQNITMNVIARLQRQNPDLRLDLDMLRFSARSSVEASSAQQVVVQVNSQLPNVIHLLLFLLLLLFPWLGFCFCSRQSGYGGVDQEIDDEDNEELDLT